The DNA region CCTCGGCATCCAGGCGGGCGCCAACGAGAACGTCCTCCCGCTGCTGCTCGCGGAGTACACGCCCGCGTGGTTCGCGGCGCTCGTCATCGCGGGCGCGATGGCCGCGATGATGTCCTCCAGCGACTCGATGCTGCTGTCGGGCTCGTCGTACTTCACCCGCGACATCTACCGCCCGTTCGTCGCCGAGGCCTCCGAGCAGCGCGAGGCGTTCCTCGGTCGGGTCGGCGTCGCCGTCTTCGCCACCCTGTCGTTCGTCGCCAGCCTGTTCCAGCCGGCGACGCTGCTCGATATCGGCGACTTCGCCTTCGGCGGGTTCGCCCAGTTAGCGCTGCCTGTGGGGGTGGCGCTGTACTGGACGGACACGACGCGGTGGGGCATGTACGTCGGGATCGTCGGGAGCCAGGCGTTCTACCTGTCGAGCGAGTTCACCGACGTCGTCCCCGCGAGTTTCCTCGGCGGCTGGTCCTCGTCGGTGGTCGGGATGGTGCTGGGGCTGGTGCTGACGGTGACCGTCTCGCTCGTCACCAGCCACGCGCTCGGCGAGGACGCCTCGGTGTACGCGACGGGCGCGGACTGACGACCCGTTCGGACCGACGGATCGGTCCGGCGAGTCTGCTGAATTTATACGCCGCGGGGGCCACCTACCGCGTATGCAGACCCACATCGTCCCGGTCGGGTTCGACTACGACCGGCTGATCGCGCCGCTGGTGCGCGACAGGCTCGACGTGGACCGCGTCGTCCTGCTGGAGGGCGCGGTCGGCAGCGAGGCCAACGTCGAGTACTCCCGCAATCTCGCCGCCAAGCTGGAGCAGGACTACCGCAACCTGCTGGGCGCCGAGACCGAGCGGTTCGTCGTCGAGGACGTCTACGACTACGACGAGGCCTTCGAGCAGGCCTTCGAGCTCATCAACGCCGAACTCGACCGCGAGGACGACGCCGGCGTCTGGGTCAACATCTCCGCGATGCCCCGCACGGTCTCGTTCGCCTTCGCGACGGCCGCCCACTCCATCATGGTCGAGCGCGAGGAGGACCGTCAGCGCATCCACACCTACTACACGGTCCCCGAGAAGTACCTGGAGACGGAACTCGCGGAGGAACTCCGGCGGGGCATCGACCTGCTCTCGGACCTGGAGGGGAGCGTCGACGACCCGGAACTGGCCGAGCGCGTCGACGAGCGGCTGGACGCCGCCGAGGAACTGCTCTCGGAGTTCGACGAGCGCGGCACCACTATCGGCGCCAAGGAGTTCGACGGCAAACACATCCTCGAACTCCCCGTCGCGTCGTTCTCGAACGTCAAACCGTTCGAGGAACTCATCCTCTTCACTCTCGGCGAACACAGCGAGTTCGAGTCCGTCTCGGAGCTGGCCCAGGAGCTCGCCCGCGAACTCGGCGAGGAGTACACCGACAGTTTTCGATCCAAGGTCATCTACAACGTCGACCGCCTGGGCCCGGGCGGGAAGGGCTACATCGAGCAGGAGGAACAGGGCAAGTCCTACCGGACGCGCCTGTCGCGGATCGGCGAGCTGTGGGTCCGGGCGCACTCCGACGACTGAGCCGGGGTCAAAGCGGGTTCGGCCGGCGCGACAAGCGTAAAGACCGCCCGGGTCGGAGACGGACCCATGACGAGGATCGGACTGATCGGCGCCGGCGGCATCTCGGAGTTGCACCTGCCGGCCTACGAGGACCACCCCGACGAGGCGACGCTCGCGGGCGTCTGTGACGTGGACGCCGAGAAAGCGGAGTCGGTAGCCGACGACTTCGGCGTCGACTGCTGGACCGACCACGAGACCTTCCTGGCGGAGGCCAACATCGACGCGGTGGACATCGCGCTGCCGCACCACGTCCACTACCCGGTGGCGAAGGCCGCGCTGGCGGCCGGGAAACACGTCCTGATCGAGAAGCCGCTGGCACCTTCACTGAGCGACTGCGTCGAACTCGTCGACCTGGCCGACGAGCGCGACCTGACCCTGCTGGTCGGGCAGATGCAGCGGTACCACCCGCCCTACCGGGCGCTGAAGGAGCGCGTCGCCGCGGGCGATCTGGGGGAGGTCCGCCACGCCCGCTGCGACGCGCTGGTCAATCAGGCCGACCTGTTCCCGGAGGGCCACTGGCTCTACGACGGCGAGAAGGCGGGCGGCGGGGGCGTCATCGGCTACAGCGTCCACAAGCTCGACCTGTTGCGGTACTACCTCGGCGACGTGGCCCGGGCGGCGGCCTGGACCCGGACGATCGACGAGGCCTTCGACGGCGCCGAGGACTACGCGACGGGGATGCTGGAGTTCGAATCCGGTGCCATCGCCGACTTCTCGGTGGCGCTGTCGGCGCCCGCGATGCCCTACACGGAGTCGTTCTGGCTGCTGGGCGACGACGGCGTCGTGCACACGCTCCCGGAAGGGCGACAGCAGGAGGGCTACGTCGGGTCGCCGACGCCGCGGATCAACACCCGGGACGACCCCGATTCGCGGAAGGAGTTCGCCCCGGTGGAGCCGGAGGGGACGGACCTGCCCACCTCCGACGCGTTCGTCAACGAGATCCTGCACTTCGTCGACTGCGTCGACTCCGGGGCGGAGCCGCTCACGAGCGGCCGCGACAACCTCGGGACGATGGCCGCCGTCCGGGCGATCTACCGGAGCGCGGCCCGCGACGGCGAGCGCGTGACGACCGACGAGGTACTCGCGGACGCCCGGGAGGCCGCGCGATGACCCTGGAGACCGCCGTCGCGGACGGCGCGGTGTCGGTGTCCGTCGACGGGACGCGAGTCGCTCGGTACGACGCGGAGCCGGCGGGCAGCAAGCCCGGCTTCGACACGCTCGCGCTCCCGCCGGGCGTCGACACCAAGCCCGGCGAGAACCTCGTGGTGTCGTCGCCCCACGACCACCCCTGGCACCTCGGCCTGTTCTTCTGTCAGAAGCTCGTCGACGGGGTCAACTGCTGGGAGTCCGAGCCCAACGCCGCCGCGGGGAACCCCCACGGCTACGCGGAGGCCGGCGCGTACGACGTTCGGACGGCGGACGACGGTGACGGAGCGAGCGCCGTGATCGAACAGGAGGCGACCTGGCGGACGGATTCCGGAGAGGAACTGCTCAACGACGAGCGGGTCATCCGGGTCGGCGAGCCCGACGACGAAGGGTACCTGCTGACGTGGGAGCAGGAACTGACCGCGCTGGAGCAGTGCCGGCACCTCTCAAGCGAGACGCTGCACGGCCACTACAGCGGGCTGAGCCTGCGGTTCGCACGCAGCCTCCGCGAGGGGCGCGTGCTGTTGCCCGACGGCCAGGATCCGGGCGAGACATCTCCGCCGCGGGCCGCGAGCGGTCCCGCCGCTCGGTGGTGCGATTACTCGGGACCGCTGGACGGGCGGCCCGGCGCGGCCGCGGTCGGCGATCCCTGGTCGGCAGGGGTCGCCATGTTCGACCACCCCGACAACGGCGACGAGGCCGTCAACTGGTTCGTCATGGACGAGCCGTTCGGCTTCCTGGCGGCGAACCCGACATGGGGCACCGTCGAGACGCTGGCGGAAGGGGAGTCGCGGTCGTGGACCTGGGGGCTGTGGGTCCACTCCGGGACGCCCGACGAGAAGCGGGTGGAGCGGGCCTACGAGTCGTTCGTCGACGCCGTGTAGATGAACCGCCCGGTAGCGTACTGGCGATCTCGACACGAGTCCAACGGAAGTATCCGTACGCTTTTGATAGTCGACCGAATGCAACCCGCACGTGACCGGCAGGTTCGCACTAGACATCGAGACGATCAGCCCGTCGCTCGACTACTACGAGCGACCGCCCGATTTTCAGGACCCGGAACACTTCGAACTGCTCGCGGTCGTCATCGGGTACGAGAGCCCGGACGGCGAGCGGGAAACCGAGATGCTGTATCGGGAGGCGGACGGACCCGGCGGGGAACTCGACCTCGTCGACCGGACCTGGGAGTGGATCGCTGACCGTCCGGGAGAGGTGTGCCTCACCTACGGCGGGGAGGGGTTTGACCTCGTGCATCTCGTCGGTCGTTCCGAGGCCGCGATGGAGGAGTGCCCCGACCGAACCGCCCCGTACCAGCGAATCAGGTCGCTGTTCGAGGAGGAACTGACTCACGACGACATCCAACCGGCTGCGTGGGACGCGTTCGGGGAGTACACTCGTCTCGAAGAGGTATGTGCCGAGGTCGGTATCGAAACCGCCGATACTCGGTGGGCCGACTACGACCACGGTATCGACCTCGACGAACTGCGACCGCCGAAGTACGAGGGATTCGAGAAAGTGATCAACAAGGACGTTCCAGTGTTCGGCGAACGGTACTTGGCGCTCGCCGACGCCGGGGCGACCGAGACGCTCACCTTCCGCTCGCTCCGCGACCTGCTCGACCACTACGGCCGCGAGGACATCGTCCACCTGTTCGATCTCGCCGACGAGCGCCCCTTCGGTGGCTGATCGAAGGGAGGGCGAGACGCGCGCGTATCATTCGTCATGTCGTGACGACGAACCGCTAGTCGACGCTACGGCGTGATGACGGCGCGGCCGTCGATCTCGCCGTGTTC from Halosimplex halophilum includes:
- a CDS encoding HFX_2341 family transcriptional regulator, which produces MQTHIVPVGFDYDRLIAPLVRDRLDVDRVVLLEGAVGSEANVEYSRNLAAKLEQDYRNLLGAETERFVVEDVYDYDEAFEQAFELINAELDREDDAGVWVNISAMPRTVSFAFATAAHSIMVEREEDRQRIHTYYTVPEKYLETELAEELRRGIDLLSDLEGSVDDPELAERVDERLDAAEELLSEFDERGTTIGAKEFDGKHILELPVASFSNVKPFEELILFTLGEHSEFESVSELAQELARELGEEYTDSFRSKVIYNVDRLGPGGKGYIEQEEQGKSYRTRLSRIGELWVRAHSDD
- a CDS encoding Gfo/Idh/MocA family protein gives rise to the protein MTRIGLIGAGGISELHLPAYEDHPDEATLAGVCDVDAEKAESVADDFGVDCWTDHETFLAEANIDAVDIALPHHVHYPVAKAALAAGKHVLIEKPLAPSLSDCVELVDLADERDLTLLVGQMQRYHPPYRALKERVAAGDLGEVRHARCDALVNQADLFPEGHWLYDGEKAGGGGVIGYSVHKLDLLRYYLGDVARAAAWTRTIDEAFDGAEDYATGMLEFESGAIADFSVALSAPAMPYTESFWLLGDDGVVHTLPEGRQQEGYVGSPTPRINTRDDPDSRKEFAPVEPEGTDLPTSDAFVNEILHFVDCVDSGAEPLTSGRDNLGTMAAVRAIYRSAARDGERVTTDEVLADAREAAR
- a CDS encoding DUF6807 family protein; translation: MTLETAVADGAVSVSVDGTRVARYDAEPAGSKPGFDTLALPPGVDTKPGENLVVSSPHDHPWHLGLFFCQKLVDGVNCWESEPNAAAGNPHGYAEAGAYDVRTADDGDGASAVIEQEATWRTDSGEELLNDERVIRVGEPDDEGYLLTWEQELTALEQCRHLSSETLHGHYSGLSLRFARSLREGRVLLPDGQDPGETSPPRAASGPAARWCDYSGPLDGRPGAAAVGDPWSAGVAMFDHPDNGDEAVNWFVMDEPFGFLAANPTWGTVETLAEGESRSWTWGLWVHSGTPDEKRVERAYESFVDAV